Proteins found in one Allorhizobium pseudoryzae genomic segment:
- a CDS encoding TRAP transporter large permease — MAYAVLFGSFMVLMSIGMPIAFCLGIASLATVLYLGLPPIVIFQQLNSGMNVFAMMAIPFFIFAGDLMVRGGIAARLIRFAAGLVGHLRGGLGQVNIVASTLFGGISGSAVADASAVGGLMVPQMAARGYDRGYAVNVTTSSAIIALMIPPSHNMILYSIAAGGNVSVADLFTAGILPGFLLAVALMVTAYVVARRRGYPSEPFPGFTNLLVYLLAALPGILLIGIIFGGVRSGIFTATESSCIAVLYAFLVAMLVYRELNWHGFVEAVTGAVRTTAMVLLVIGTAASFAWLMAFLQVQQLMIGAIGAISDNPIIILLVINIILLLLGTFMDMAPLVIISTPVLLPVVKAFGVDPVHFGVIMILNAGIGLNTPPVGTVLFVGCAVGGITIREAMKTIWPFFGASVAVLMAVTYIPALSLWLPSLFR, encoded by the coding sequence ATGGCCTATGCAGTTCTTTTCGGCTCCTTTATGGTTCTGATGTCGATCGGCATGCCGATCGCCTTTTGCCTCGGCATCGCCTCGCTCGCCACGGTTCTCTACCTCGGCCTGCCGCCGATCGTCATCTTCCAGCAGCTGAACTCCGGTATGAACGTGTTTGCCATGATGGCGATCCCGTTCTTCATCTTCGCCGGCGACCTGATGGTGCGCGGCGGCATCGCGGCACGCCTCATCCGCTTCGCGGCCGGCCTCGTCGGCCATCTGCGCGGCGGTCTCGGCCAGGTGAATATCGTTGCCTCCACATTGTTCGGCGGCATTTCCGGCTCGGCCGTCGCCGATGCCTCGGCGGTTGGCGGCCTGATGGTGCCGCAGATGGCGGCGCGTGGCTATGACCGCGGCTATGCGGTCAACGTCACCACCAGCTCGGCCATCATCGCGCTGATGATCCCGCCGTCGCACAACATGATCCTCTATTCGATCGCCGCCGGCGGCAATGTTTCGGTCGCCGATCTCTTCACCGCCGGCATTCTGCCCGGCTTCCTGCTGGCCGTGGCGCTGATGGTGACGGCCTATGTGGTGGCCCGTCGCCGCGGCTATCCGTCCGAACCCTTCCCCGGTTTCACCAACCTGCTGGTCTACCTACTGGCCGCCCTTCCCGGCATCCTGCTGATCGGCATCATCTTCGGCGGCGTCCGTTCCGGCATCTTCACGGCGACCGAAAGCTCCTGCATCGCCGTTCTTTATGCCTTCCTGGTCGCCATGCTGGTCTACCGCGAACTCAATTGGCACGGTTTCGTGGAAGCGGTGACCGGTGCCGTCCGCACGACCGCCATGGTTCTCCTCGTCATCGGCACCGCCGCATCCTTTGCCTGGCTGATGGCCTTCCTGCAGGTGCAGCAACTGATGATCGGAGCGATCGGAGCGATCTCGGACAATCCGATCATCATCCTCCTGGTGATCAACATCATCCTGCTGCTGCTCGGCACCTTCATGGACATGGCACCGCTCGTCATCATCTCGACGCCGGTTCTTCTGCCGGTGGTGAAAGCCTTCGGCGTCGATCCGGTGCATTTCGGCGTGATCATGATCCTCAACGCCGGCATTGGGCTCAACACGCCGCCGGTCGGCACCGTCCTCTTCGTCGGCTGCGCGGTGGGCGGCATCACCATCCGGGAGGCGATGAAAACGATCTGGCCCTTCTTCGGCGCCAGCGTCGCGGTGCTGATGGCGGTCACCTACATCCCGGCACTCTCGCTCTGGCTGCCGAGCCTGTTCCGCTGA
- a CDS encoding RbsD/FucU family protein yields the protein MLKGINPILSPDLLATLRAMGHGDEIAIVDGNYPALEHARRLVRLDGHALIPVLDAILSVMPIDDFVADAIFRSTKGPERDTLDPVHEEIIACCAKHEPDRAIVPLLGPDFYPRVKAAHTVVQTGEPRLYANVILKKGVIYP from the coding sequence ATGCTGAAGGGCATCAACCCCATTCTCAGCCCGGATCTTTTGGCGACGTTGCGTGCCATGGGGCATGGCGATGAAATCGCCATCGTGGATGGAAACTATCCGGCGCTGGAGCATGCGCGCCGGCTCGTGCGGCTGGATGGTCATGCCCTGATCCCGGTGCTGGATGCGATCCTCTCCGTGATGCCGATCGACGATTTCGTTGCGGATGCGATCTTCCGGTCCACCAAGGGGCCGGAGCGCGACACGCTCGATCCGGTGCATGAAGAGATCATTGCCTGCTGCGCCAAGCACGAACCCGATCGGGCCATCGTGCCGCTGCTGGGACCGGATTTCTACCCGCGGGTCAAGGCGGCGCATACCGTGGTGCAGACCGGCGAACCGCGGCTCTATGCCAATGTGATTCTGAAAAAGGGCGTCATCTATCCGTGA
- a CDS encoding ROK family transcriptional regulator — translation MTVQGNPPSGTAQPFASGLAGGSNQVRVRAYNERLVLSLVRMHGSLSKADITRASGLSAQTVSVIMRALEKDGLLLRGEPQRGKVGQPSVPLRLNPDAVFSFGVKIGRRSADVVLMDFVGKIRLQVRQTYAYPRPEQIITIIMSGIERLEAQMSEEQRTRIAGVGIAAPFELWNWAEEVGAPPGAMDEWRGFDLQAEIAARVRHAVYLQNDATSACGAELVFGVGPSYPDFVYFFIGSFIGGGIVLNNAVFSGRTGTAGALGPLPVRGKNGENRQLLDIASIFVLEKLLLERGIDPQPLWYSANDWVDFGEPMEIWIRDTAEALAQAIVAAASVIDFGAAVIDGGFPAWVRRRIVEATVEAVSRLDLQGVIIPDIIEGAVGAQARAIGGASLPIFARYLTDQSVLFKELA, via the coding sequence ATGACCGTCCAAGGGAATCCGCCGTCAGGTACAGCACAACCGTTCGCCTCGGGTCTTGCCGGCGGCTCGAACCAGGTCCGCGTGCGCGCCTATAACGAACGGCTCGTGCTGTCTTTGGTGCGTATGCACGGTTCCTTGTCGAAGGCCGACATCACGCGGGCGAGCGGACTGTCCGCCCAGACCGTCTCCGTCATCATGCGGGCACTTGAGAAGGACGGGCTTCTTCTGCGCGGCGAACCGCAACGCGGCAAGGTGGGCCAGCCTTCGGTGCCGTTGCGCCTCAATCCCGATGCGGTGTTTTCCTTCGGCGTGAAGATCGGTCGGCGTAGCGCCGATGTGGTGCTGATGGATTTCGTCGGCAAGATCCGCCTGCAGGTCCGCCAGACCTATGCCTATCCGAGGCCGGAACAGATCATCACCATCATCATGTCCGGCATCGAGCGGCTGGAGGCGCAGATGTCGGAGGAGCAGCGGACCCGGATTGCCGGCGTCGGCATCGCCGCCCCCTTCGAACTGTGGAACTGGGCCGAGGAGGTGGGCGCGCCGCCGGGCGCCATGGACGAATGGCGCGGTTTTGACCTGCAGGCCGAGATTGCCGCGCGCGTCCGCCATGCCGTCTACCTGCAGAACGACGCGACCAGCGCCTGCGGGGCAGAGCTTGTGTTCGGCGTCGGACCCTCCTATCCGGATTTCGTGTATTTCTTCATCGGCTCCTTCATTGGCGGCGGCATCGTGCTGAATAACGCGGTGTTTTCCGGGCGCACGGGCACGGCGGGGGCGCTGGGACCTCTGCCGGTGCGCGGCAAGAACGGCGAAAACCGGCAGTTGCTCGATATCGCCTCCATCTTCGTGCTGGAAAAACTGCTTCTGGAGCGCGGCATCGACCCGCAGCCCTTATGGTATTCCGCCAATGACTGGGTGGATTTCGGCGAGCCGATGGAGATCTGGATCCGCGATACGGCGGAAGCGCTGGCCCAGGCGATCGTTGCCGCCGCTTCCGTCATCGACTTTGGTGCCGCCGTCATCGACGGCGGCTTTCCCGCCTGGGTGCGCCGGCGCATCGTCGAGGCGACCGTCGAGGCGGTGTCCCGGCTCGACCTGCAGGGTGTTATCATTCCCGATATCATCGAAGGGGCGGTCGGCGCGCAGGCGCGCGCCATCGGGGGCGCGAGCCTGCCGATCTTTGCCCGTTATCTCACCGACCAGAGTGTCTTGTTCAAGGAGCTTGCGTAA
- a CDS encoding sugar ABC transporter substrate-binding protein: MKKTVLTAAFATLALGVVFAAPASAAGVSACLITKTDTNPFFVKMKEGATAKAKELGVTLKSYAGKIDGDSESQVAAIETCIADGAKGILLTASDTKGIVPAVQEARKAGLLVIALDTPLDPIDAADATFATDNLLAGELIGKWAAATLGDKAKDAKIALLNLTPAQPSVDVLRNQGFMKGFGIDVGDITRIGDEKDPRIVGNDVTNGNEEGGRTAMENLLQKDPGINVVHTINEPAAAGAYEALKAVGKEKDVLIVSVDGGCPGVKNVKEGIIGATSQQYPLLMASLGIEAIKKFADTGEKPKPTAGKNFFDTGVALVTDKPAKGVPSIDTKEGTAKCWG; encoded by the coding sequence ATGAAGAAAACTGTTTTGACTGCAGCCTTTGCCACGCTCGCGCTTGGCGTTGTCTTCGCCGCACCGGCTTCGGCAGCGGGCGTTTCCGCCTGCCTGATCACCAAGACCGACACCAACCCCTTCTTCGTCAAGATGAAGGAAGGCGCGACGGCCAAGGCGAAGGAACTCGGCGTGACGCTGAAGTCCTACGCGGGCAAGATCGACGGCGACTCTGAAAGCCAGGTCGCGGCTATCGAGACCTGCATTGCCGACGGCGCCAAGGGCATTCTGCTGACCGCGTCCGACACCAAGGGCATCGTCCCGGCCGTTCAGGAAGCCCGCAAGGCTGGCCTGCTCGTCATCGCACTCGATACGCCGCTTGACCCGATCGATGCTGCCGATGCCACCTTTGCCACCGACAACCTGCTCGCCGGCGAACTGATCGGCAAGTGGGCCGCTGCAACGCTCGGCGACAAGGCCAAGGATGCGAAGATCGCCCTCCTGAACCTGACCCCGGCCCAGCCGTCCGTCGACGTTCTGCGCAACCAGGGCTTCATGAAGGGCTTTGGCATCGACGTAGGTGACATCACCCGCATCGGCGACGAAAAGGATCCGCGTATCGTCGGCAACGACGTGACGAACGGCAACGAAGAAGGCGGCCGCACGGCCATGGAAAACCTTCTCCAGAAGGACCCGGGCATCAACGTCGTCCACACCATCAACGAGCCGGCCGCTGCCGGTGCCTACGAAGCCCTGAAGGCTGTTGGCAAGGAAAAGGACGTGCTGATCGTTTCGGTTGACGGCGGTTGCCCGGGCGTCAAGAACGTCAAGGAAGGCATCATCGGCGCCACCTCGCAGCAGTATCCGCTGCTGATGGCATCGCTCGGCATCGAAGCGATCAAGAAGTTCGCCGATACCGGTGAGAAGCCGAAGCCGACCGCCGGCAAGAACTTCTTCGACACCGGCGTGGCGCTCGTTACCGACAAGCCGGCCAAGGGCGTTCCGTCCATCGACACCAAGGAAGGCACTGCCAAGTGCTGGGGCTGA
- a CDS encoding ABC transporter permease, with translation MSEPQAATKPHMEYEKVLSGSSTQVAQFDTNDKTALQKFQHFLHGSPAAVPLIVLLLSLTVFGAILGTKFFSAFSLTLILQQVAITGIIGAAQTLIILTAGIDLSVGAIMVLSSVVMGQLAIHYGIPTPLAIVGGFAVGAICGLINGFLVARIKLPPFIVTLGMWQIVLATNFLYSANETIRSQDLAAQAPLLQFFGENIRIGGAVFTYGVIAMVLLVLVLWYVLNSTAWGRHLYAVGDDPDAAELAGVNVKKMLISVYTISGIICALGGWALIGRIGSVSPTAGQFANIESITAVVIGGLSLFGGRGSILGMLFGALIVGVFSLGLRLIGTDPQWTYLLIGVLIIAAVAIDQWIRKVAG, from the coding sequence ATGAGCGAGCCACAAGCCGCCACAAAACCGCACATGGAATATGAAAAAGTCCTGTCGGGCAGTTCAACGCAGGTCGCCCAGTTCGACACGAACGACAAGACAGCGCTGCAGAAATTCCAGCATTTCCTGCATGGAAGCCCCGCGGCCGTGCCGCTGATCGTCCTGCTTCTCTCGCTGACCGTGTTCGGCGCGATTCTCGGCACGAAATTCTTCTCGGCCTTTTCGCTGACGCTCATCCTGCAGCAGGTGGCCATCACCGGCATCATCGGTGCCGCCCAGACGCTGATCATCCTGACGGCCGGTATCGACCTGTCGGTCGGTGCCATCATGGTGCTCTCCTCCGTGGTCATGGGGCAGTTGGCGATCCACTACGGCATACCGACGCCGCTGGCGATCGTAGGCGGATTTGCCGTGGGCGCCATCTGCGGCCTCATCAACGGCTTCCTGGTCGCCCGCATCAAGCTGCCGCCCTTCATCGTCACGCTCGGCATGTGGCAGATCGTGCTCGCCACGAACTTCCTCTATTCCGCCAACGAGACCATCCGCTCGCAGGATCTGGCCGCCCAAGCGCCGCTCCTGCAGTTCTTCGGCGAAAACATCCGCATTGGCGGGGCCGTCTTCACCTACGGCGTCATCGCCATGGTGCTGCTCGTGCTGGTGCTCTGGTATGTGCTGAACTCCACCGCCTGGGGCCGGCATCTTTATGCCGTGGGTGACGATCCGGATGCCGCCGAACTGGCAGGCGTCAACGTCAAGAAGATGCTGATCTCCGTCTACACCATCTCCGGCATTATCTGTGCGCTGGGTGGCTGGGCCCTCATCGGCCGTATCGGCTCGGTCTCCCCGACCGCCGGTCAGTTCGCCAACATCGAATCGATCACGGCGGTGGTGATCGGCGGCCTGTCGCTCTTCGGCGGCCGCGGCTCGATCCTCGGCATGCTCTTCGGCGCCTTGATCGTCGGCGTCTTCTCGCTTGGTCTTCGCCTGATCGGCACGGACCCGCAATGGACCTATCTGTTGATCGGCGTGCTCATCATTGCAGCCGTCGCAATCGACCAGTGGATCAGAAAGGTAGCAGGCTAA
- a CDS encoding ATP-binding cassette domain-containing protein, with protein MAQEPILTARGLIKRYGRVTALDRADFDLYPGEILAVIGDNGAGKSSLIKAISGAVSPDEGEIRLEGKPVSFRSPIEAREAGIETVYQNLALSPALSIADNMFLGREIRKPGVMGSVFRKLDRPAMEKFAREKLSELGLMTIQNINQAVETLSGGQRQGVAVARAAAFGSKVIILDEPTAALGVKESRRVLELILDVRSRGIPIVLISHNMPHVFEVADRIHIHRLGKRLTVINPKDYSMSDAVAFMTGAKSPEPLAA; from the coding sequence ATGGCACAGGAACCCATCCTCACCGCCCGCGGTCTCATCAAGCGCTACGGCCGGGTCACCGCACTCGACCGCGCCGATTTCGATCTCTACCCGGGGGAAATCCTGGCCGTGATCGGCGATAACGGCGCCGGCAAGTCCTCGCTGATCAAGGCGATCTCCGGTGCCGTCAGCCCGGACGAAGGCGAGATCCGTCTCGAGGGCAAGCCAGTCAGCTTCCGCTCGCCCATCGAGGCGCGCGAAGCCGGCATCGAAACCGTCTACCAGAACCTGGCCCTGTCGCCGGCACTCTCGATTGCCGACAACATGTTCCTCGGTCGCGAGATCCGCAAACCGGGCGTCATGGGCAGCGTCTTCCGCAAGCTGGACCGTCCGGCCATGGAAAAGTTCGCCCGCGAAAAGCTGTCCGAGCTCGGCCTGATGACCATCCAGAACATCAATCAGGCGGTGGAAACCCTTTCGGGCGGCCAGCGCCAGGGTGTGGCGGTGGCGCGTGCCGCCGCCTTCGGCTCCAAGGTCATCATCCTGGACGAGCCGACGGCAGCGCTCGGTGTCAAGGAAAGCCGGCGCGTGCTGGAACTGATCCTTGACGTACGCTCGCGCGGCATTCCGATCGTTCTCATCTCGCACAACATGCCGCATGTGTTCGAAGTGGCCGACCGCATTCATATCCACCGGCTCGGCAAGCGCCTGACGGTCATCAACCCGAAGGACTATTCGATGTCGGATGCGGTTGCCTTCATGACCGGGGCAAAGTCTCCGGAACCACTGGCCGCCTGA
- a CDS encoding ABC transporter ATP-binding protein, with protein sequence MTASSNGGAAQLSASLAHVKAAGWGKGLSILTRITVMAFRHPWQSGAAIGATFIASSFQLMIPELLGRAVDQAQGIMASGSLGVEAQDALLWTALLLLGASVARGLFTMVQNYYSEAVGHHIGYELRLACYEKIQRLSFSFHDSMHSGDLITVGLLDLEGVRMYFSTALVRMIFLSVLIGIGAYLLLSTDVVLGLLALSFVPFVGWRSSVTQLRLRATWLDLQERLAVLTRVMEENLGGIRVVRAFSAQKHELEKFDDASRNALTLAHQRVGIRVANTSAMTFSFFAAMGLVLWVGGGKVTTGEITVGTLASFLTFMTILQMPVRQLGLMVNAFARASTCGSRLFGLLDMEIAVKDDPKAPALKITEGTLRFDNVGFAYPAAPDNPVLQAISFEAKRGETIGIVGPPGSGKSTIAHLIPRFYDTTEGRITIDGQDIRDIRLQSLRRAVVVVQQDSFLFTTTIENNIAYGDPWARENQIARASESAQLHNYVLGLPSSYGTVVGERGVSLSGGQRQRLSIARALMLKPAVMIFDDSTAAIDAATEQRIRSAMRRYASDRVTLIVAHRLSSLMHADRILFVEDGRIVEQGSHQDLLALGGRYRALYDLQIRPDDETLAG encoded by the coding sequence GTGACAGCCTCATCCAATGGCGGAGCAGCCCAGCTTTCCGCATCTCTTGCCCACGTCAAAGCCGCAGGCTGGGGCAAGGGCCTCTCCATCCTGACCCGCATCACCGTGATGGCGTTTCGCCACCCCTGGCAATCGGGAGCGGCGATCGGCGCCACCTTCATCGCCTCCAGCTTCCAGTTGATGATCCCGGAACTCCTCGGACGGGCGGTCGATCAGGCACAGGGCATCATGGCGAGCGGAAGCCTGGGCGTGGAAGCACAGGATGCGCTTTTATGGACCGCCCTTCTTCTGCTGGGCGCCAGTGTGGCGCGCGGCCTCTTCACAATGGTGCAGAACTATTACAGCGAAGCCGTCGGCCACCATATCGGCTACGAGCTCCGGCTCGCCTGTTACGAAAAAATCCAGCGGCTGTCCTTCAGCTTCCATGACAGCATGCATTCCGGCGACCTGATCACCGTCGGCCTTCTCGATCTGGAAGGCGTGCGCATGTATTTCTCCACCGCGCTCGTCCGAATGATCTTCCTGTCGGTTCTGATCGGTATCGGCGCCTATCTGCTGCTCTCGACCGATGTGGTGCTCGGCCTTCTGGCGTTGAGCTTTGTGCCCTTCGTCGGCTGGCGCTCATCCGTCACCCAGCTTCGTCTGCGCGCCACCTGGCTCGACCTGCAGGAGCGCCTTGCCGTGCTGACCCGGGTGATGGAGGAAAATCTCGGCGGCATCCGCGTCGTGCGCGCTTTTTCCGCCCAGAAACACGAGCTGGAGAAGTTTGACGACGCCTCGCGCAATGCGCTGACGCTGGCCCATCAGCGCGTCGGCATCCGGGTGGCCAACACCAGCGCCATGACCTTCTCCTTCTTCGCCGCCATGGGCCTCGTGCTCTGGGTCGGTGGCGGCAAGGTGACGACCGGCGAGATCACCGTCGGCACGCTCGCCTCCTTCCTCACCTTCATGACCATCCTGCAGATGCCGGTGCGCCAGCTTGGCCTGATGGTGAACGCCTTTGCCCGCGCCTCCACCTGCGGGTCGCGCCTGTTCGGCCTGCTCGACATGGAGATCGCCGTGAAGGATGATCCGAAAGCGCCGGCCCTGAAGATCACCGAAGGAACGCTGCGGTTCGACAATGTCGGCTTTGCCTATCCGGCAGCTCCCGACAATCCGGTTCTCCAGGCGATCAGCTTCGAGGCGAAGCGCGGCGAGACCATCGGCATCGTCGGCCCGCCCGGCAGCGGAAAATCGACGATCGCTCATCTGATCCCGCGCTTCTACGACACGACCGAAGGCCGCATCACCATCGATGGCCAGGACATCCGGGATATCAGGCTGCAATCGCTGCGCCGCGCCGTCGTGGTCGTCCAGCAGGACAGTTTCCTCTTCACCACCACGATCGAAAACAACATTGCTTACGGCGACCCCTGGGCGCGCGAAAACCAGATCGCGCGGGCCAGCGAAAGCGCGCAGCTGCACAATTACGTGCTGGGGCTCCCCTCAAGTTACGGCACCGTGGTGGGCGAACGGGGTGTCTCGCTCTCCGGCGGCCAGCGGCAGCGCCTGTCGATTGCCCGTGCGCTGATGCTGAAGCCGGCAGTGATGATTTTCGACGATTCGACCGCCGCCATCGACGCCGCCACCGAACAGCGTATCCGCAGCGCCATGCGTCGCTACGCCTCAGACCGGGTGACGCTCATCGTCGCGCACCGGCTGAGTTCGCTGATGCATGCCGACCGCATCCTCTTCGTGGAAGACGGCCGGATCGTCGAGCAGGGCTCGCACCAGGATCTTCTGGCCCTTGGGGGACGCTACCGCGCCCTCTACGACCTGCAGATCCGGCCCGACGATGAAACGCTGGCCGGCTGA
- a CDS encoding ABC transporter ATP-binding protein, translating to MAEEMETERADVRDDGRRPPRAVVGSHRIEEEIFGKVFDRNIVARIWDFVRPYRRQVTLAVVAVLVFTAMQLMIPLIIRYAIDHGMQPGGDRSALLYAIIAFGIAILINFAASYAQETLVGNVAEDVLFDIRRAMFSHLQRVSLSFMDKTEVGRLMSRLQGDVNSMQEFLETSVLSVGDITLLIGIVGVMLYLDFYLGLLTLSALPVLFIVRIFWLPVARKSFMAAHESNSVASGALAEAIHGVRAVQGMERQAVNFTLFDDKARTNLVNHLKAARLAQVMVPIVDTLTGIAMALVIVVGGARVLGQALDVGVMVAFLFYIQRFFDPIRSLTLQYSVMQRAMASGQRLTDVLDVRVDIKDKPDAKALSPDMDGSVEFRSVVFGYNAKHPVLKNVSFRVNPGETVALVGPTGSGKSSCMSLIHRFYEVQQGAVLVGGHDVRDLTQDSLGQQIAMVLQEPFLFTGTVFDNIRYHKTEATRDQVIEAAKAVGAHDFIMRMPDGYDSQLGQRGGNLSLGQRQLISFARALVADAKILVLDEATANIDSYTEMLIQKALVKLLEGRTGLVIAHRLATIREADRIIVLQNGELIESGNHAELMANGKLYSRLYNLNYASFDDIPDEVVEDAAHPSAT from the coding sequence ATGGCAGAAGAAATGGAAACCGAACGCGCCGACGTGCGCGATGACGGACGCCGCCCGCCCCGCGCCGTGGTCGGCTCGCACCGCATCGAAGAGGAAATCTTCGGCAAGGTGTTCGATCGCAACATCGTCGCCCGCATCTGGGATTTCGTCCGTCCCTACCGCCGGCAAGTGACGCTGGCCGTCGTCGCCGTGCTGGTCTTCACCGCCATGCAGCTGATGATCCCGCTGATCATCCGCTACGCCATCGACCACGGCATGCAGCCGGGCGGTGACCGCTCCGCCCTCCTCTATGCGATCATCGCTTTCGGTATTGCCATCCTCATCAATTTTGCCGCAAGCTATGCGCAGGAAACGCTGGTCGGCAATGTGGCAGAAGACGTGCTCTTCGATATCCGCCGCGCCATGTTCTCGCATCTCCAGCGGGTTTCGCTCTCCTTCATGGACAAGACGGAGGTCGGTCGCCTGATGTCGCGCCTGCAGGGCGACGTGAACTCCATGCAGGAATTCCTCGAAACTTCGGTGCTCTCGGTCGGCGACATCACGCTTCTGATCGGCATCGTCGGCGTGATGCTCTATCTCGATTTCTATCTCGGCCTGCTGACGCTCTCCGCCCTGCCGGTCCTGTTCATCGTGCGCATTTTCTGGTTGCCGGTGGCGCGCAAGTCCTTCATGGCGGCGCATGAATCGAATTCCGTGGCAAGCGGCGCGCTGGCCGAAGCCATCCACGGCGTGCGCGCCGTGCAGGGTATGGAGCGCCAGGCCGTCAACTTCACGCTGTTCGATGACAAGGCCCGCACCAACCTCGTCAACCACCTGAAGGCGGCCCGCCTCGCGCAGGTCATGGTGCCGATCGTCGATACGTTGACCGGCATTGCCATGGCGCTCGTCATCGTCGTCGGGGGCGCCCGTGTTCTGGGTCAGGCGCTGGATGTCGGGGTCATGGTCGCTTTCCTCTTCTATATCCAGCGCTTCTTCGACCCGATCCGCTCGCTCACCCTGCAATATTCGGTGATGCAGCGGGCCATGGCCTCCGGCCAGCGGCTGACCGATGTGCTGGACGTGCGGGTGGACATTAAGGACAAGCCGGATGCCAAGGCCCTCTCGCCGGACATGGACGGCTCGGTAGAGTTCCGCAGCGTCGTGTTCGGCTACAATGCGAAACACCCGGTGCTGAAGAATGTCAGCTTCCGCGTCAATCCGGGCGAGACGGTGGCACTGGTCGGCCCGACGGGGTCCGGCAAGTCGAGCTGCATGTCGCTGATCCACCGCTTCTACGAGGTGCAACAGGGCGCCGTTCTCGTCGGCGGCCACGATGTGCGGGATCTCACCCAGGATTCGCTTGGCCAGCAGATCGCCATGGTGCTGCAGGAACCCTTCCTGTTCACCGGCACCGTCTTCGACAACATCCGTTACCACAAGACGGAGGCGACCCGTGACCAGGTGATCGAGGCGGCAAAAGCGGTCGGCGCGCATGATTTCATCATGCGCATGCCGGACGGCTACGACAGCCAGCTCGGCCAGCGCGGCGGCAATCTGTCGCTCGGCCAGCGGCAGCTGATCAGCTTTGCCCGGGCGCTCGTTGCCGATGCCAAGATCCTGGTTCTGGACGAGGCGACTGCCAATATCGACAGCTATACCGAAATGCTGATCCAGAAGGCGCTGGTGAAACTGCTGGAAGGCCGCACCGGTCTGGTGATCGCCCACCGTCTGGCGACGATCCGCGAAGCCGACCGCATCATCGTGCTGCAGAACGGCGAGCTGATCGAAAGCGGCAACCACGCGGAGCTGATGGCGAACGGCAAACTCTATTCCAGGCTCTACAACCTGAATTACGCCTCCTTCGATGACATTCCGGATGAGGTGGTCGAGGATGCCGCCCACCCGTCGGCCACGTAA
- a CDS encoding globin domain-containing protein, whose translation MSGETITLYEAIGGDQTVRVLVRRFYELMDSLPEAARCRAIHPADLSRSEDKLYDYLTGYLGGPPVYVEKYGHPRLRARHFSAPIGVAERDEWLLCFQRAMDETIENPKLREIIWAPVERLAHHMQNREEEA comes from the coding sequence ATGAGCGGCGAAACCATCACGCTGTATGAAGCGATCGGCGGAGACCAGACCGTGCGGGTCCTGGTCCGCCGTTTCTACGAACTGATGGACAGTCTGCCGGAAGCGGCGCGATGCCGGGCCATTCACCCGGCCGATCTCTCCCGCAGCGAGGATAAGCTCTACGACTACCTCACCGGTTATCTCGGCGGTCCACCGGTCTATGTGGAGAAGTATGGCCATCCGCGCCTGCGCGCCCGCCATTTTTCGGCCCCCATCGGTGTGGCAGAGCGGGATGAATGGCTCCTGTGCTTTCAACGCGCCATGGATGAGACGATCGAAAACCCGAAACTGCGCGAGATCATCTGGGCGCCCGTCGAGCGTCTTGCCCATCACATGCAGAACCGCGAGGAAGAGGCATGA
- a CDS encoding DUF423 domain-containing protein codes for MRLSGFRPAILMLAGFMGASGVMLAAAASHGGDGRLLGSASAMCLAHAPVLLALYLADGRIRTANLAALVLALGTVLFCADLLSRHFAQSGLFPMAAPSGGMLMILGWLLIASGGLMRENRT; via the coding sequence ATGAGGCTTTCCGGATTTCGCCCCGCCATCCTGATGCTGGCCGGTTTCATGGGCGCGTCCGGCGTCATGCTGGCCGCAGCCGCAAGCCATGGCGGCGATGGCCGCCTCCTTGGCTCTGCCTCCGCCATGTGTCTTGCCCACGCGCCGGTTCTGCTGGCGCTCTACCTGGCAGACGGTCGGATTAGAACGGCCAATCTCGCCGCTCTGGTTCTGGCACTCGGCACTGTGCTGTTCTGCGCGGATCTTCTGTCGCGCCATTTTGCCCAGTCTGGTCTCTTTCCGATGGCGGCACCCTCGGGCGGCATGCTGATGATCCTCGGCTGGCTGCTCATCGCGTCAGGCGGCCTGATGCGGGAAAACAGGACGTAA